In one Neobacillus sp. WH10 genomic region, the following are encoded:
- a CDS encoding SDR family oxidoreductase produces the protein MHVKQLFDLTGKVAIVTGGGRGLGQQIAEGFAEAGANVVICSRRLEACYEVCEGLKKLGVESFAIKCDVTNPEDVRNVVELTMEKFGRIDILVNNSGASWGAPVEEMPLEAWQKVMDVNVTGTFLMSQAVGKVMLEQKSGKIINIASVAGLNGINPNVMNAIGYNASKGAVITFTKDLAVKWGPYGIHVNAIAPGFFPTKMSKAIIDQGGEAILESTPLRKFGSYTDLKGVALFLAAPASDFVTGDVLIVDGGGHAM, from the coding sequence ATGCATGTGAAACAGCTATTTGATTTAACTGGAAAAGTAGCAATTGTAACAGGAGGCGGCAGGGGTCTTGGGCAGCAAATTGCTGAAGGATTTGCTGAAGCAGGGGCAAATGTGGTGATTTGTTCGAGAAGACTTGAAGCATGTTATGAAGTATGTGAAGGTCTGAAAAAGCTAGGGGTTGAGAGCTTTGCTATAAAATGTGACGTAACAAACCCGGAGGACGTTAGAAATGTTGTTGAACTGACAATGGAGAAATTTGGTCGAATTGATATTCTTGTTAACAACAGCGGTGCCTCTTGGGGCGCTCCAGTTGAGGAGATGCCGCTGGAGGCTTGGCAAAAGGTGATGGATGTCAATGTTACTGGTACCTTCTTAATGTCACAAGCTGTTGGAAAAGTGATGCTCGAACAAAAATCGGGTAAAATTATCAATATTGCTTCGGTTGCCGGTTTAAATGGTATCAATCCTAATGTGATGAATGCGATTGGTTATAATGCCAGTAAGGGTGCAGTTATTACATTTACAAAGGATTTAGCCGTAAAATGGGGGCCGTACGGTATCCATGTTAACGCGATTGCTCCAGGATTTTTTCCGACGAAAATGTCTAAAGCTATCATAGATCAAGGTGGCGAGGCCATACTTGAAAGTACCCCGTTAAGAAAATTTGGCTCATATACCGACCTTAAGGGGGTTGCGTTATTTTTAGCGGCACCTGCATCGGACTTTGTAACTGGTGACGTGTTGATTGTTGATGGCGGGGGACATGCGATGTAG
- a CDS encoding GNAT family N-acetyltransferase — MKITFKKLFECTIEDILIAWNKGFEGYFVQMDMTAELFFNRIVNEGLSLKHSIVAFDREEPIAIVLNGFRMIDGKKIAWNGGTGIATNYRGKGVSKLLMEEVLKIYAEEDIEMATLEAIKENVRAIRLYEKFGYSITDSLVFLSGYPEKRLPWNTSIQTKIIRPEQLATFSFYKDNVPWQCQWQSVKSGEAQIYLDKEQNTLGYSLFKRVWGQEGNLEKVYLYQSEICGDVSEEIIQGVISSISEGESSPINFITINGSLSNPVIQYLLNHGFKVTTEQVQMVKKI, encoded by the coding sequence ATGAAAATTACATTTAAAAAATTATTCGAATGTACAATCGAAGATATACTCATTGCCTGGAATAAGGGATTTGAAGGTTATTTTGTTCAAATGGACATGACTGCTGAACTATTCTTTAACCGCATTGTAAATGAAGGATTATCCTTAAAGCATTCCATAGTTGCGTTCGACCGAGAAGAACCGATCGCCATTGTATTAAATGGATTTCGCATGATTGACGGGAAGAAGATAGCTTGGAATGGCGGAACTGGAATTGCAACAAACTATCGCGGAAAAGGTGTTTCGAAATTGTTAATGGAAGAGGTTCTAAAAATTTATGCTGAGGAAGATATCGAAATGGCTACCTTAGAGGCTATAAAGGAAAATGTACGAGCTATTCGCTTATATGAAAAGTTTGGTTATAGTATAACGGATTCGCTCGTATTTTTAAGTGGTTATCCCGAGAAGAGATTACCATGGAACACCAGTATCCAAACCAAGATCATTCGTCCGGAACAACTTGCAACATTTTCTTTTTATAAAGATAATGTTCCTTGGCAATGTCAGTGGCAAAGTGTAAAATCTGGTGAAGCTCAAATCTATCTAGACAAGGAGCAGAACACTTTAGGCTATTCTTTGTTTAAAAGAGTTTGGGGTCAAGAAGGAAATTTGGAGAAGGTATATTTATATCAATCTGAAATTTGTGGTGATGTATCTGAAGAAATTATTCAAGGCGTTATCTCTTCCATTTCTGAAGGGGAAAGTAGTCCTATTAATTTTATAACGATTAACGGATCACTTTCAAATCCAGTCATTCAATACCTATTAAACCATGGGTTTAAGGTAACCACTGAGCAGGTTCAAATGGTGAAAAAAATATAA
- a CDS encoding flagellar motor protein MotB: MRKRRERFEVEQEEHINESWLIPYADILTLLLALFIVLFASSNLDKAKYQSIMEAFKSELTGTKIDSKEAGLSINTPVKPPDKPAPVQEPEPGLSKEEIELNQLMEQLNKYIVDNHLETMITLTDTKRGVEISLKDIILFDTGSADLKDSSLNMLDAFVGLMNTVSNPISIEGHTDNVPIKTAKFASNWELSSARAVSVLHYFEAKDIAKNRLQFVGYGEFQPLYPNDTAEHKQANRRVNIIILRKY, from the coding sequence ATGAGAAAACGGCGTGAAAGATTTGAAGTAGAGCAGGAAGAGCATATTAATGAATCTTGGTTGATACCATATGCAGATATCCTAACACTTTTATTAGCATTATTTATTGTATTATTTGCTTCAAGTAACCTTGATAAAGCAAAATACCAATCAATTATGGAAGCTTTCAAATCTGAATTAACTGGTACAAAAATTGACAGTAAAGAAGCAGGTCTCTCAATTAATACTCCCGTTAAGCCGCCTGATAAACCTGCTCCTGTTCAAGAACCTGAACCTGGACTAAGTAAAGAAGAAATAGAACTCAATCAGTTAATGGAGCAATTAAATAAGTATATTGTTGACAACCACTTGGAAACTATGATAACTCTTACTGATACAAAGCGAGGGGTTGAGATTTCCTTAAAAGATATCATTCTTTTTGATACTGGCAGCGCAGATTTAAAGGATAGTTCTTTAAACATGTTAGATGCTTTTGTAGGGTTAATGAATACCGTATCAAATCCAATTAGCATTGAGGGCCATACGGATAATGTTCCGATTAAAACTGCGAAGTTTGCATCAAACTGGGAACTTTCATCTGCTAGAGCTGTTAGTGTCCTTCATTATTTTGAAGCAAAAGATATTGCAAAAAATCGACTGCAATTTGTTGGATATGGAGAATTTCAACCTCTTTATCCAAATGATACAGCAGAACATAAACAGGCAAATAGGCGTGTAAATATTATTATCTTACGAAAATACTAA
- the motA gene encoding flagellar motor stator protein MotA, giving the protein MSSILGILIALLAIGFGMVLKGASLAALYNPAAYLIIFGGTAAAILVAFPFSEIKQFPKLLKIAMFEQKLPSKAEQISMLVACAEIARKEGILSLEEISSNMSDPFFKKGLELIIDGYDIAFIEEVLLDEVAAIEMRHKTGALIFTQAGTYAPTLGVLGAVIGLIASLGNITDVDKIGHSISAAFIATLLGIFSGYVLWHPIANKLKRLSKKEQELKLLMIDGLLAIYKGISPSSLEKKLTVYISPKERIKYEQKIEEKIHEKTA; this is encoded by the coding sequence ATGTCAAGTATTTTAGGGATTTTGATAGCACTTCTTGCAATTGGGTTCGGAATGGTGTTAAAAGGAGCTTCACTAGCTGCACTATACAATCCTGCAGCATACCTAATTATTTTTGGAGGAACGGCTGCTGCAATCTTGGTAGCTTTCCCATTTAGTGAAATTAAACAGTTTCCTAAATTGCTTAAAATTGCCATGTTTGAACAAAAACTGCCTTCAAAAGCTGAGCAAATTTCAATGTTAGTAGCATGTGCGGAAATTGCAAGGAAAGAAGGCATTCTTTCGCTTGAGGAAATTTCCTCTAATATGTCTGACCCCTTTTTCAAAAAAGGACTTGAACTAATTATTGATGGTTATGATATTGCGTTCATTGAAGAGGTCTTATTAGATGAGGTAGCAGCCATCGAGATGCGACACAAAACAGGTGCACTTATTTTTACTCAAGCAGGCACTTATGCCCCAACGTTAGGTGTACTCGGAGCTGTTATTGGACTCATTGCATCACTAGGGAATATTACTGATGTAGATAAAATAGGACATTCAATTTCAGCTGCTTTTATTGCAACATTGCTTGGTATTTTTTCAGGCTACGTGCTGTGGCACCCAATAGCAAATAAATTAAAACGACTTTCAAAAAAAGAACAAGAATTAAAGCTTTTAATGATTGACGGCTTGTTAGCTATTTATAAAGGGATTTCACCTAGTTCTTTAGAAAAGAAACTAACCGTTTATATTTCACCAAAGGAACGCATTAAGTACGAGCAGAAAATCGAGGAAAAAATACATGAGAAAACGGCGTGA
- a CDS encoding protein-glutamate O-methyltransferase CheR: MQDNGLVKLSQIIYEYCGLRFAERLYLLKEKVSKRVSELGLTHWEYCKYIEKSPSEWDVLVELLTINETYFYREENQLNECCSYVLSLMMRENRNRPIRIWSAACSSGEEPYSLAMLIQETGKFLPGSVEILATDIDKMVLRKAKKGWYHHGSFAFRRTPEHLLKKYFLNEDGGYQIIPSIQKMIQFQHLNLLDQDNISQLGDVDIIFCRNILIYFDYVTTKRVIRSLHQNLAAGGYLFLGHAESITDMTLGFKKVDSDKTFYYRKESDQNETVQCISG, encoded by the coding sequence ATGCAAGATAATGGTTTAGTAAAATTAAGTCAAATTATTTATGAATATTGTGGATTACGATTTGCTGAGCGGCTTTATTTACTTAAAGAAAAAGTTTCAAAGCGTGTATCGGAGCTCGGCCTTACTCACTGGGAGTATTGTAAATACATAGAAAAATCACCTTCTGAATGGGATGTACTTGTTGAGTTATTAACTATCAATGAAACATATTTCTATCGGGAGGAGAATCAATTAAACGAGTGTTGTTCATATGTTTTGTCCCTTATGATGAGAGAAAATAGAAATCGTCCTATACGAATATGGAGTGCAGCATGTTCAAGCGGAGAGGAACCCTATTCCTTGGCCATGTTGATTCAGGAAACGGGAAAATTTCTACCTGGATCGGTAGAGATTTTAGCAACGGATATTGACAAAATGGTTCTTCGAAAAGCCAAAAAGGGATGGTACCATCATGGTTCGTTTGCTTTCAGAAGAACCCCTGAGCATCTCTTGAAGAAATATTTCCTAAATGAAGATGGCGGCTACCAAATTATTCCGTCCATTCAAAAAATGATCCAATTTCAGCATTTAAATCTCCTTGATCAAGATAATATATCTCAATTAGGTGATGTTGATATCATTTTTTGTCGAAATATTTTGATTTATTTTGATTACGTGACGACCAAGCGGGTTATACGAAGTTTACATCAAAATTTGGCAGCCGGTGGGTATTTATTTCTTGGCCACGCTGAATCCATTACAGATATGACACTTGGGTTTAAAAAAGTGGATTCAGATAAGACTTTTTATTATCGAAAGGAATCTGATCAGAATGAAACAGTACAGTGTATTAGTGGTTGA
- a CDS encoding chemotaxis response regulator protein-glutamate methylesterase: MKQYSVLVVDDSAFMRRAISNMLEEDPQFHVIGIARNGVEAVEKVQRLKPDLVTMDVEMPKMNGLQALEQIMQSTPVSVVMLSSRTGEGAKETLHALELGAVDFFLKENLIGPQNSVNHSQEFFMRLRGIVEAKLPREAKVVYPQRKEVRKRISQSTDLIFIGCSTGGPSALQTILPHFPANLPIPIVVAQHMPPGFTKPLAERFNSLCQLNVKEAQNGQLVRKGTIYIAPSGFQTRFEKKPDGTVIFKVDNDEAVEALYKPSIDITLNSAAPIFADRLLSVILTGMGVDGMQGCGIVKKYHGSVFVEAEDSCIVYGMPKAVLEAGYADKQFALSQMYQEIMSFI; encoded by the coding sequence ATGAAACAGTACAGTGTATTAGTGGTTGATGATTCTGCATTTATGAGAAGGGCCATTAGCAATATGCTGGAAGAGGATCCGCAATTTCATGTGATTGGTATTGCAAGGAATGGGGTTGAGGCTGTTGAAAAAGTTCAACGACTAAAGCCTGATCTTGTTACCATGGATGTGGAAATGCCAAAAATGAATGGTTTGCAGGCATTGGAGCAAATTATGCAATCAACCCCGGTTTCAGTAGTTATGTTAAGCTCTCGAACTGGTGAAGGGGCAAAGGAAACATTACATGCTCTGGAGCTAGGAGCCGTTGACTTCTTTTTAAAAGAAAATCTAATCGGACCTCAGAACAGTGTTAATCATAGTCAAGAATTTTTTATGAGATTAAGAGGGATTGTGGAAGCTAAACTTCCTCGTGAAGCAAAAGTGGTTTACCCGCAACGAAAAGAAGTAAGAAAAAGGATTAGCCAGAGTACTGATCTTATTTTCATTGGTTGTTCTACTGGCGGCCCTTCTGCTTTACAAACAATTCTCCCTCATTTTCCAGCGAATTTACCGATACCAATAGTCGTTGCCCAACATATGCCACCTGGTTTTACAAAACCTTTAGCTGAACGGTTTAATAGCCTATGTCAACTAAATGTTAAAGAAGCACAAAATGGTCAACTAGTAAGGAAGGGGACAATTTATATAGCACCCTCGGGTTTTCAAACTCGGTTTGAAAAAAAACCAGATGGCACTGTTATTTTTAAAGTGGATAACGATGAAGCAGTAGAAGCTTTATACAAGCCTTCCATTGACATAACACTTAATTCAGCGGCACCCATTTTTGCCGATCGGCTATTATCTGTAATTTTAACAGGAATGGGAGTAGATGGTATGCAAGGATGTGGAATCGTAAAAAAATATCATGGCAGCGTGTTTGTAGAAGCAGAGGATTCCTGTATTGTTTATGGAATGCCCAAAGCGGTTTTAGAAGCAGGATATGCTGATAAACAATTTGCGCTTTCACAAATGTACCAAGAAATAATGTCCTTTATATAG
- a CDS encoding flagellar hook-length control protein FliK, translated as MDITQIPIKINQTNQSEGGKAKTFSKSEDLVNSFDQILAMFNFGGNSDGQSATPLQNLSNTERGPNNPTTIQEEDWLQLDAILTALIVGIQQGPNAQATESFQPVESDLLSQSQFAPIDGNNSMDQLLQVVKDFSQTSTNDTSQLIQGIAQLFSELQLLDKQKTLEIPSQIKDKLQLILDEFNTENNIDRSTLLNNQLQKNELFAAENGSAKPMLSLDKNQVMFSFIPETEPNIKGISDFVRDPLTKPSEDLTKFFGQMLVKQQQMQVPNGSIAPKTESSFPLLQVSEFSSEVSEWISSNIRFTNGQQGSTQVKFSLFPEHLGHIEIKITSQQGLVSAQILTDTSLAKEALEGQLHQLKQSLLQHGFVVQKLDIVQQTPVPIDLNQASLSFSQGGSGSSPEQRTSPEQELSKNQEDTDQNELDTETISLTYRGGPANTTSSIDFTA; from the coding sequence TTGGATATTACCCAAATTCCTATCAAAATAAATCAAACAAATCAATCTGAAGGTGGGAAAGCAAAGACGTTCTCAAAATCCGAAGATTTAGTGAACTCTTTTGATCAGATTTTAGCAATGTTTAATTTTGGGGGTAATTCGGACGGGCAGTCAGCAACTCCATTACAAAATCTTTCTAATACTGAACGCGGCCCAAATAATCCAACTACTATCCAAGAAGAGGACTGGCTTCAATTAGACGCTATTTTAACAGCGTTGATTGTTGGCATTCAGCAAGGACCAAATGCACAAGCAACCGAGTCATTTCAACCAGTTGAGTCTGATTTGTTAAGTCAAAGCCAATTTGCCCCAATTGATGGTAATAATTCAATGGATCAGTTGTTACAAGTTGTGAAAGATTTTAGTCAAACATCGACTAACGACACTAGTCAGTTGATTCAAGGAATCGCCCAGTTATTTTCTGAATTGCAGCTACTTGATAAACAAAAAACATTGGAGATTCCCAGTCAAATAAAGGATAAACTCCAATTAATTTTGGATGAATTTAATACTGAAAATAACATTGACAGATCAACACTATTAAACAACCAATTACAAAAAAATGAGTTGTTTGCAGCTGAAAATGGTAGTGCAAAACCTATGTTAAGTTTGGATAAAAATCAAGTAATGTTTTCATTTATACCTGAAACTGAACCGAATATCAAAGGGATAAGTGATTTTGTACGAGATCCATTAACTAAACCATCGGAAGATCTTACAAAGTTTTTTGGACAAATGTTAGTTAAGCAGCAACAGATGCAAGTTCCTAATGGTTCAATTGCCCCAAAAACTGAATCGTCCTTCCCACTTCTTCAAGTTTCAGAATTTTCTTCGGAAGTGAGTGAATGGATCAGCAGTAATATAAGATTTACTAATGGCCAGCAAGGTAGTACGCAGGTTAAATTTTCTTTGTTTCCTGAACATTTAGGCCATATTGAGATAAAAATAACATCCCAGCAGGGACTGGTATCAGCGCAAATTTTAACGGATACATCATTAGCGAAAGAAGCTTTAGAAGGCCAGCTGCACCAGTTAAAGCAGTCTTTGCTGCAACATGGATTTGTTGTTCAAAAACTTGATATCGTGCAGCAAACGCCGGTGCCAATAGATTTAAACCAAGCAAGTCTATCCTTTTCTCAAGGCGGTTCTGGTTCATCTCCTGAGCAACGAACATCACCGGAACAGGAGCTATCAAAAAATCAGGAAGATACTGATCAAAACGAATTAGACACAGAAACGATATCGCTTACATACAGAGGTGGTCCTGCCAATACCACTTCTAGTATCGATTTTACGGCTTAG
- the flgD gene encoding flagellar hook assembly protein FlgD: protein MTNLLGINTVPNNKSKFNNIKPFEGKTNWVEVKTVPNNNSQFNNIKPYEDKSILGKDDFLKILVTQLANQDPSSPLQDKDFIAQMATFSSLEQMTNLNIAFGKFANSQINQYTAAIGKEISWTPKDATSPETGVVTGVSSEDGNYFYLVGKEKVPSYLVTEIKEVTPGPPEVTPEPPEVTPESK, encoded by the coding sequence ATGACCAATTTGTTGGGTATCAACACTGTTCCTAATAACAAATCCAAGTTTAATAATATTAAGCCATTCGAAGGAAAAACAAATTGGGTGGAGGTCAAAACTGTTCCTAATAACAATTCCCAGTTTAATAATATTAAGCCATACGAAGATAAAAGCATTTTAGGTAAAGATGATTTTCTAAAGATTCTTGTAACACAGTTAGCAAATCAAGACCCTTCTAGTCCACTTCAAGATAAAGATTTTATTGCACAAATGGCAACTTTTAGTTCTTTGGAACAAATGACGAATTTAAATATCGCTTTTGGGAAATTTGCCAATAGCCAAATCAATCAGTATACTGCTGCGATTGGTAAAGAAATTAGCTGGACACCAAAAGATGCCACATCGCCAGAAACCGGTGTGGTGACCGGAGTATCTAGCGAAGATGGAAACTATTTTTATCTGGTTGGGAAGGAAAAAGTTCCTAGCTACCTAGTGACTGAAATCAAGGAGGTCACACCTGGACCACCTGAAGTCACACCTGAACCACCTGAAGTCACACCTGAATCGAAATAA
- a CDS encoding flagellar hook-basal body complex protein, giving the protein MLKSLYSGISGMKGFQTKLDVIGNNVANVNTIGFKKGRVVFQDIISQNIAGATAPTGQLGGVNPKQIGLGSKIASIDTIHTPGSPMTTYVGTDLAIDGDAFFVITPEDPALNGKSFLTKAGNFTRDANGDLVNSNGFFVSGVKEDATGVQEKVKINITKDEVNNKKFTSYSIDANGYINVVDEDGKTGKLAMDANGQYYLNDSPTANQNENISLTTAVVPNPGGLRKAGNTMYEETGNSGIADIGRVENNYGGQFIAGVLEMSNVDLTEEFTEMIVAQRGFQANARTITTSDSVLEEVVNLKR; this is encoded by the coding sequence ATGTTAAAGTCACTTTACTCTGGTATTTCGGGAATGAAAGGGTTTCAAACAAAACTTGATGTAATCGGTAATAATGTTGCCAATGTCAATACGATAGGATTCAAGAAAGGTCGCGTTGTATTTCAAGATATTATCAGTCAAAATATTGCTGGAGCGACTGCTCCTACTGGCCAGCTGGGCGGGGTAAATCCAAAGCAAATTGGTCTTGGATCAAAGATCGCTTCCATAGATACAATACATACACCAGGAAGTCCTATGACAACTTACGTTGGCACTGACTTAGCCATTGATGGAGACGCATTTTTTGTTATTACTCCTGAAGATCCAGCATTGAATGGCAAGAGCTTCTTAACGAAGGCTGGTAATTTTACACGAGATGCAAATGGAGATCTAGTTAACTCCAATGGATTTTTTGTGTCAGGTGTTAAAGAGGATGCAACTGGGGTTCAAGAAAAAGTTAAGATTAACATAACTAAAGATGAAGTAAATAATAAGAAATTCACTTCTTATTCTATCGATGCAAACGGTTATATTAACGTAGTGGATGAAGATGGTAAAACTGGGAAATTAGCAATGGATGCCAATGGTCAATATTATTTGAACGATTCGCCAACTGCTAATCAAAATGAAAATATTTCCTTGACTACAGCTGTCGTTCCTAACCCTGGAGGTTTAAGAAAGGCTGGGAATACAATGTATGAGGAAACAGGTAATTCAGGTATAGCTGATATTGGCCGAGTAGAAAACAATTACGGAGGTCAATTTATCGCCGGTGTCCTTGAGATGTCAAACGTTGATTTAACAGAAGAATTTACTGAGATGATTGTTGCGCAACGCGGCTTCCAAGCTAATGCTAGAACAATCACGACTTCGGATTCAGTTTTGGAAGAAGTAGTGAATTTGAAACGATAA
- the fliM gene encoding flagellar motor switch protein FliM — MAEILSQQEIDALLSALNNGELEASDVTENKEKVKVYDFKRAMRYSKEQLRSITRIHENFTRLLTSYLSAQLRTFVQIEIDLVDQVNYQEFIASIPSRTILNVFEVKPMDEKMVMEINPQVAYAILERLLGGQGDPSTRSGTLTDIETVLIQRIFTRAFEMYREAWKNIEKINVKWDAIESNPQFIQIASPNETVIIIALRTTIGEITGRMTLCLPHLIVEPVLPKLSTHQMLSFISKTNVPQQDKLKQNLDSVTVPVIAEIGEATLQVSDLFNLQIGDVIGIETGKLQVKVDNLTRFLGNPGLQKGHYAVQIDQVIETEGEGL; from the coding sequence TTGGCGGAAATATTATCGCAACAAGAAATCGATGCCCTTTTATCAGCATTAAATAATGGTGAATTGGAAGCATCTGATGTAACAGAGAACAAAGAAAAAGTAAAAGTATATGATTTCAAACGGGCGATGCGGTATTCCAAAGAGCAATTACGAAGCATTACGAGAATTCATGAGAATTTTACCAGATTGTTGACATCTTATCTTTCAGCTCAACTCAGAACGTTTGTTCAAATAGAAATCGATCTGGTAGATCAAGTGAACTACCAGGAATTTATCGCGTCCATCCCCTCGCGAACGATTTTGAACGTTTTTGAAGTGAAACCGATGGATGAAAAAATGGTCATGGAAATTAATCCTCAAGTGGCCTATGCTATATTAGAACGTTTGCTAGGTGGGCAAGGGGATCCATCTACTCGGAGCGGAACATTAACGGATATCGAGACAGTTCTCATACAAAGGATTTTTACTCGTGCGTTTGAAATGTATCGAGAGGCATGGAAAAACATCGAAAAAATTAATGTAAAATGGGATGCGATAGAATCCAATCCACAATTTATTCAAATCGCATCACCAAATGAAACAGTGATTATCATTGCTCTACGTACTACTATAGGAGAGATTACAGGTCGGATGACGCTTTGTTTGCCGCATTTAATTGTAGAACCGGTGCTTCCTAAGTTATCAACGCACCAAATGCTTTCTTTCATATCCAAAACCAATGTACCTCAGCAGGATAAATTAAAGCAAAACCTAGATTCAGTTACGGTTCCCGTAATTGCTGAAATAGGGGAGGCGACTTTACAGGTTTCCGATTTATTTAATCTCCAGATAGGAGATGTAATCGGAATTGAAACAGGGAAACTACAAGTTAAAGTTGATAATTTGACAAGGTTTTTGGGGAATCCCGGTCTTCAAAAAGGGCATTATGCAGTGCAAATCGATCAAGTAATCGAGACGGAAGGAGAAGGTCTATAA
- the fliY gene encoding flagellar motor switch phosphatase FliY yields the protein MGDGLLSKEEINTLFNQNNSKQSLSIDDFLSSMEKDALGEIGNISLGSSTTALSTLLNQRVEITTPTMSVIERDRMEETIQERNVAVHVDYTKGIRGKNLLMIKEKDAKIIADLMMGGDGTNLTVDLSELHLSAVQEAMNQMMGSAATSMSTIFKQKVDISPPSIDVLGFPPKKLEQFEDDIIIEVSFRLKVGSLIDSNMIQLIPLSFGKEMIQKILSPNEATASLALEEEVVTTSVGSPSQLSTNLNGDRRETSQTMTSTSTNAKVQKVEYAAISETPSASAGARNIDMLFDIPLGITVELGRTKMQIRKILELGPGAVIQLDKLAGEPVDILANHKLIAKGEVVVIEENFGVRITDIINPIDRLTKMTM from the coding sequence ATGGGCGATGGTTTATTATCTAAAGAAGAGATCAATACGCTGTTCAATCAAAATAATTCAAAGCAAAGTTTATCAATTGATGATTTTTTAAGTTCCATGGAGAAAGATGCATTAGGGGAGATTGGGAATATATCTTTAGGAAGTTCTACCACAGCTCTCTCTACTTTATTGAACCAACGTGTAGAAATTACTACACCTACCATGTCAGTAATTGAGCGAGATCGAATGGAAGAAACAATACAAGAAAGAAATGTTGCCGTTCACGTCGATTATACGAAAGGGATCCGCGGCAAAAACCTGTTAATGATTAAAGAAAAGGATGCAAAAATCATTGCCGATTTGATGATGGGCGGTGATGGTACGAACCTTACAGTTGATCTTTCTGAATTACATCTCAGCGCTGTTCAAGAAGCGATGAATCAGATGATGGGCTCTGCGGCAACATCGATGTCGACAATATTTAAACAGAAAGTCGATATTTCACCGCCGTCAATTGATGTTCTCGGTTTTCCACCGAAAAAACTAGAACAATTTGAGGATGATATTATTATCGAAGTCTCCTTCAGATTAAAGGTAGGCAGCCTTATTGATTCCAATATGATACAGCTAATTCCTCTGTCATTTGGAAAAGAAATGATCCAAAAAATCCTTTCTCCCAATGAAGCAACAGCTAGTTTGGCTTTGGAAGAAGAAGTCGTTACAACATCGGTGGGAAGCCCATCTCAACTATCAACAAATTTAAATGGTGATAGAAGGGAGACTTCACAAACTATGACATCCACTTCGACAAATGCTAAAGTACAAAAAGTTGAATATGCTGCTATCTCCGAGACACCATCAGCAAGTGCCGGAGCACGTAATATTGATATGTTATTTGATATTCCATTAGGGATAACAGTGGAGTTGGGGCGGACGAAAATGCAAATCCGCAAAATCCTGGAACTAGGACCAGGAGCTGTAATCCAATTGGATAAATTGGCAGGAGAACCTGTGGATATATTAGCTAATCACAAGTTAATCGCCAAAGGTGAAGTGGTCGTAATCGAAGAGAACTTCGGTGTTCGTATAACAGATATTATTAACCCTATCGACCGTCTAACCAAAATGACTATGTAA
- a CDS encoding response regulator, with protein sequence MAKVLIVDDAAFMRMMLKDILNKNGLEVVGEAVNGADAIEKYRELQPDIVTMDITMPDMDGITSVKEIRAFHPQAKIIMCSAMGQQPMVLEAIQAGAKDFIVKPFQADRVIDSINKVLAS encoded by the coding sequence ATGGCAAAGGTATTAATCGTTGATGACGCAGCGTTTATGCGCATGATGTTAAAAGATATTTTAAACAAGAATGGACTAGAAGTTGTTGGAGAAGCAGTAAATGGTGCCGATGCCATTGAAAAATATCGGGAGCTTCAGCCTGATATAGTGACTATGGACATTACAATGCCTGATATGGATGGTATTACGTCCGTTAAGGAAATTAGAGCTTTTCATCCACAAGCTAAAATTATTATGTGTTCGGCAATGGGACAGCAGCCAATGGTATTAGAAGCAATTCAAGCAGGTGCGAAAGATTTTATTGTGAAGCCTTTTCAAGCTGATCGCGTTATAGATTCAATTAATAAAGTATTAGCAAGCTAA